Within Pseudomonadota bacterium, the genomic segment CGCGCTCCGCATTAAGCTTACACTGGCTGGTTTTGAATTAACCAGGCCGGCATTAGCGGTTATGACAAGAATTATCCCTGTGGCTCTTGCATTGAACCTTGGAAAAAGCGCTGCCGGCATGCAGGGGTCCTTCACCGGATCGGTGACCTTTGCCGGAGAGTTTTTTGACTCGGAGACAAATACCCTTCTCTATGCATTCCTCACAAAGAGGGGGCCTAATGCAATGGATGTTACCGCTGTTTTTACCGGCCTTGATGCTGCAAAAACGGCGATCACTGAAATAGCGGAAAAATTCATTGAAACCGTTGATAGAATCCAAGGAGTTGGTAAAAAATAAAAGAAGCTATTTTCCCCTGTAGCCTGGTTAAGAAATTAGGTGTTATTCCTTCCTGGTCATGCACCCCTTACCTGTCTCTCAACGTACCGCGGTTTGGTCAAAAAATCGCATGGGTAGAATCTTCGGCAGTAGCATACGCGAATTCCGTTATCGGTGCCAGAACTAACCGTACCCCCTTTGGTCTGGACATTTGTGCTGCTATTACAGGAAAAATACCCGAGTTCGGTCTCTATCTTGATGAGAACAGAAGGGGCTCCGTCCTTTTTGAGGTTAAGGCGGAGAACCTGTCAGACCTTGATTATCACACGCTGGGGGCTATTGCGGGGAGGAAATCCGGTTCCCGTATACCTGTCATTAATGGGATACCGACAAGTGTAACCAACGATCAGCTCAAAATGTTCGGTGCCGGGGCTGCTTCGGCCGGTTCTGTGGCGCTTTATCATATGATCGGAATTACACCCGAAGCATGCCTGGGAGACCCGTTTGGTGGTTATGCACCTGAAGAGAGCTTTGCTGTTGCACGGAAAGATATTCAGGAGATGGAAGA encodes:
- a CDS encoding aconitase X, with translation MVKKLGVIPSWSCTPYLSLNVPRFGQKIAWVESSAVAYANSVIGARTNRTPFGLDICAAITGKIPEFGLYLDENRRGSVLFEVKAENLSDLDYHTLGAIAGRKSGSRIPVINGIPTSVTNDQLKMFGAGAASAGSVALYHMIGITPEACLGDPFGGYAPEESFAVARKDIQEMEEGISTAEAGAKVDMITLGCPLLSMEELKVIYKKMQGKKVISGVHFWIYLTEEVYNHGKTLGLVDPLEKAGIWFSTKTCATISPVKVWGFSHVMTNSAKCALVVPSEHDVTITYRDTDGCILAATNQG
- a CDS encoding DUF3313 domain-containing protein, whose amino-acid sequence is MKKVIFIVILLSLIAFGTGYADEPKKYPGLESSSQLQPQASAPETLIFKKEGVGAKKYIKFLFDPVEIYQGQDAGFSGVSLKDINTVADFMKSEFTRVLQGKYEIVEKPGPGALRIKLTLAGFELTRPALAVMTRIIPVALALNLGKSAAGMQGSFTGSVTFAGEFFDSETNTLLYAFLTKRGPNAMDVTAVFTGLDAAKTAITEIAEKFIETVDRIQGVGKK